In Bryobacteraceae bacterium, the following proteins share a genomic window:
- a CDS encoding pectate lyase: MFKQRLSTLMLCTAGIAAAQGLSRDEALAAMKRAAAFYAGKVATHGGYHYYYAEDLSYGRSEHGEGLTQIEVQRDATPMAGMAFLEAFDATGDRFYLDAASNAAHALVAGQLCSGGWDYLVEFDPALRKKYPYRKEYDCASASLPAAPPTTLDDNVTQAATRLLMRVDKALDFKDAAIHEAARYALDHLISAQYPNGAWPQRYTKFPDAARHPVKKASYPESWSRKWPGEIYKEYYTFNDNSISDDIDMMLEAARIYGERRYLDSALKGGGFMLLAQLPEPQPAWAQQYDADMHPAWARLFEPPSVTGGESQGIIRTLMLLYRETGDRKFLDPVGGALGWLEKSVLPPAANPSEHRRRLRGAPALARFYELKTNRPLYVTKGTQIRAAKLGSARIDGYELSYDDASVITHYGVLVSGADLPEIRREYERVRAADPKSLRRPDKLHGLSPWQSGDAAPIDRKVAGDAVKKIATSMDDRGAWLEEGSIGRADRVISVFAARPMLLTINGRPIEINENDDIVLYQGTTPPRANIIRTSTFARNLLTLAAFVKGSR, encoded by the coding sequence ATGTTCAAGCAACGCCTTTCCACTCTGATGTTGTGCACCGCCGGGATCGCGGCCGCGCAGGGCCTTTCCCGCGACGAAGCGCTGGCGGCGATGAAGCGGGCGGCGGCCTTCTACGCGGGGAAAGTGGCCACGCACGGCGGCTATCACTACTACTATGCCGAAGACTTGAGCTACGGCCGTTCCGAGCACGGAGAGGGACTGACGCAGATCGAGGTGCAACGGGACGCGACGCCGATGGCCGGAATGGCGTTTCTCGAAGCCTTTGACGCCACAGGTGACCGATTCTATCTCGACGCCGCGAGCAACGCGGCGCACGCGCTGGTGGCGGGTCAGCTCTGCAGCGGCGGATGGGACTACCTGGTGGAGTTCGACCCGGCGCTGCGTAAGAAGTATCCGTATCGCAAGGAATATGACTGCGCGAGCGCATCGCTACCGGCGGCGCCGCCGACGACGCTCGACGACAATGTGACGCAGGCGGCCACGCGGCTGCTGATGCGGGTGGACAAGGCGCTCGATTTCAAGGACGCGGCCATTCACGAGGCGGCCCGGTACGCGCTCGATCATCTCATCTCGGCGCAGTACCCGAATGGCGCGTGGCCGCAGCGGTACACGAAGTTCCCCGACGCCGCCAGACATCCGGTGAAGAAAGCCAGCTATCCGGAGAGTTGGAGCCGCAAATGGCCGGGGGAGATTTACAAGGAATACTATACGTTCAACGACAATTCGATCTCCGACGACATCGATATGATGCTCGAGGCGGCGCGCATCTATGGGGAGCGGCGATATTTGGATTCGGCGTTGAAAGGCGGCGGGTTCATGCTGCTGGCGCAGTTGCCGGAGCCGCAGCCGGCGTGGGCGCAGCAGTACGACGCGGACATGCACCCGGCCTGGGCGCGTCTTTTCGAGCCGCCTTCGGTGACCGGGGGGGAGTCTCAGGGCATTATTCGCACGCTGATGCTGCTCTATCGCGAGACGGGCGACCGGAAGTTTCTCGATCCGGTGGGTGGCGCGCTCGGGTGGCTGGAGAAATCCGTGCTGCCGCCGGCGGCGAATCCCTCCGAGCATCGTCGCCGTCTGCGCGGCGCGCCGGCGCTGGCGCGCTTCTACGAGCTGAAGACGAACCGGCCGCTCTATGTCACGAAGGGTACGCAGATCCGCGCGGCCAAGCTCGGTTCGGCGCGCATTGATGGCTACGAACTGAGCTACGACGACGCGTCCGTGATCACGCATTACGGAGTACTGGTGAGCGGGGCGGACCTGCCCGAGATTCGCAGGGAATACGAGCGGGTGCGCGCGGCCGATCCGAAATCGCTCCGCCGCCCGGACAAACTCCATGGCCTTTCTCCGTGGCAATCCGGCGATGCGGCTCCGATCGACCGGAAAGTAGCCGGGGACGCGGTAAAGAAGATCGCCACGTCGATGGACGATCGGGGGGCGTGGCTCGAGGAGGGCTCGATCGGACGGGCGGACCGCGTGATATCGGTGTTCGCGGCGCGCCCGATGTTGTTGACGATCAACGGCCGGCCGATCGAGATCAACGAGAACGACGACATCGTGCTGTACCAGGGCACGACGCCCCCGCGCGCGAATATCATCCGGACATCGACGTTCGCGCGCAACTTGCTTACGCTGGCGGCGTTTGTAAAAGGGAGCCGGTAG
- a CDS encoding ATP-binding protein: MNPNGPASGTSMLTRTVWKPYRISLAVLLVALVVTALQWRQEIGKERARAELAQRHRLARVARAAEGWSTALGAVHLELAKLTDPPITQDVWNRYAEAINSRRISGLAAFGVFDKEGRAAYWYPEGAEAPPIPAGRAEVTRDGWLISIRQDGGAMRTVSVVQAKDLADLAAGGGDAESWEIRCGPPRTGQEPAALHVAIGPGGACALESAAPEMAVRHGISVLAGGMAATLLLVMLVHFLAWTRLAALSQAAESMASAKRREADARNLISIANRTTDGFLILDSGGRILWVNESIVNLTGYSHEQLAGSDSFALLLGPEASAAQLAEARESLITQRAIRFEAPIVDRAGSRHWLEVDLEPIHGDDGEIAHYLGITRPLFGGLEMHDAAFRMRRALDSVSEGISVWDGRGGYVYHNPAFEQRFGYSIDECRALGGPDALVAERAGPERPGGHRASEGAGRPRLYAGSTGETRELAMRCKDGRILEIQARVSQIVNDRNTSIGCVAIFTDISGAKHLERTLREARDEALAASAAKSAFLANISHELRTPLNGVTGMISLLQTTTLDEEQTEYARLAELSGAMLLRVINDILDFSKLEAERMRLEWVPFDLRALVEECASVASANARLKGLAFECIIAGLNGAPHRGDPTRLRQVINNLLSNALKFTERGCIRLEAAERDGRVVIAVTDTGIGIAPQAIDRVFEPFTQADSSMTRRFGGTGLGLSICRQIVTLMGGVIRVSSQPGLGATFTVEVPLTASGRETPPLQLVS, encoded by the coding sequence ATGAACCCAAATGGGCCGGCGTCGGGAACCTCCATGCTCACGCGTACGGTGTGGAAACCGTACCGGATCTCACTAGCCGTCCTGCTGGTGGCTTTGGTGGTGACGGCGCTTCAGTGGCGGCAGGAAATCGGTAAGGAGAGGGCGCGGGCGGAGCTTGCCCAGCGACACCGGCTAGCGCGAGTGGCGCGTGCCGCCGAAGGCTGGTCGACCGCACTGGGAGCCGTTCATCTCGAACTGGCGAAACTAACGGATCCCCCGATCACCCAAGACGTATGGAACCGCTATGCGGAAGCGATTAACTCGCGGCGCATTTCCGGGCTCGCCGCCTTCGGTGTGTTCGACAAGGAAGGCCGCGCCGCCTACTGGTATCCGGAGGGCGCCGAGGCGCCGCCGATCCCGGCGGGCCGCGCTGAGGTAACCCGCGACGGTTGGCTGATATCGATCCGGCAGGACGGTGGAGCCATGCGAACCGTGTCGGTGGTTCAGGCGAAAGATCTCGCCGATCTTGCGGCGGGCGGCGGAGATGCCGAGAGCTGGGAGATCCGTTGCGGGCCGCCGCGGACAGGGCAAGAGCCGGCGGCGCTACACGTCGCGATCGGACCTGGGGGCGCGTGCGCGCTGGAGTCGGCGGCGCCAGAGATGGCGGTCAGGCATGGCATCTCGGTGTTGGCGGGAGGAATGGCGGCCACCCTGCTGCTGGTGATGCTGGTTCATTTTCTGGCGTGGACCCGGCTGGCCGCCCTTTCTCAGGCGGCCGAGAGCATGGCTTCAGCCAAGCGGAGGGAGGCCGATGCGCGTAATCTCATCTCGATTGCGAACCGGACCACAGACGGATTCCTGATTCTCGACAGCGGCGGCCGAATCCTTTGGGTGAACGAATCCATCGTCAATCTAACCGGATACAGCCACGAGCAGTTGGCCGGTAGCGACTCTTTCGCCCTTCTACTTGGACCTGAGGCGAGCGCGGCGCAACTGGCCGAGGCCCGTGAGTCTCTGATTACTCAACGGGCGATTCGTTTCGAGGCGCCGATTGTCGATCGCGCCGGCAGCCGGCACTGGTTGGAAGTGGATCTCGAACCGATTCACGGCGACGACGGCGAGATCGCGCACTATTTGGGAATCACCCGGCCGCTGTTCGGCGGGCTCGAAATGCACGACGCGGCGTTTCGGATGCGCCGGGCGCTTGATAGCGTCAGCGAGGGCATATCGGTCTGGGACGGCCGAGGCGGCTATGTCTACCACAATCCCGCGTTTGAGCAGCGGTTTGGATATTCGATTGACGAGTGCAGGGCTCTTGGCGGTCCAGACGCGCTGGTAGCGGAGCGCGCCGGGCCGGAGCGTCCGGGTGGCCATCGCGCTTCGGAAGGCGCCGGCCGCCCCCGGCTGTATGCCGGTTCGACGGGCGAGACGCGTGAACTGGCGATGCGCTGTAAGGATGGGCGCATTCTCGAGATCCAGGCTCGGGTTAGCCAGATCGTCAACGATCGAAACACGTCGATCGGCTGCGTGGCCATCTTCACCGATATCAGCGGGGCCAAGCACCTCGAGCGCACGCTCCGCGAGGCTCGCGACGAGGCGCTCGCCGCATCGGCGGCGAAATCGGCCTTTCTCGCCAACATCAGCCATGAGCTCCGGACGCCGTTGAACGGCGTCACCGGCATGATCAGCCTCCTGCAGACCACAACGCTCGATGAGGAACAGACGGAGTACGCGCGCCTTGCCGAGCTTTCCGGAGCGATGCTCCTGCGCGTGATCAACGACATCCTCGATTTCTCGAAACTCGAAGCGGAGCGGATGCGCCTCGAGTGGGTGCCGTTCGATCTTCGCGCCCTGGTGGAGGAATGCGCGTCGGTGGCGTCCGCCAATGCGCGCCTCAAAGGGCTCGCATTCGAATGCATCATCGCCGGGTTGAACGGCGCACCGCACCGCGGCGATCCCACGCGGCTGCGCCAGGTGATCAACAATCTGCTCTCGAACGCACTGAAGTTTACCGAACGTGGCTGCATCCGGTTGGAGGCGGCCGAGCGCGACGGGAGAGTGGTCATCGCCGTCACCGATACCGGCATCGGGATCGCGCCACAGGCGATCGACCGGGTCTTCGAGCCCTTTACGCAGGCCGACTCCTCCATGACGCGCCGTTTCGGAGGCACCGGACTCGGCCTCTCCATCTGCCGGCAGATCGTCACTCTGATGGGCGGCGTCATCCGCGTCTCGAGCCAGCCCGGACTCGGCGCCACCTTCACGGTGGAGGTGCCCTTGACGGCGAGCGGACGGGAAACGCCTCCACTTCAACTGGTAAGCTGA
- a CDS encoding sulfite oxidase, whose product MNDRFPWTRRRLLAAAVPLGSLSGQTAGTLTVPGKRPMILHNEFPEDLEALPEYLDTWITPYESFFVRQHIPRPKVDAAAFRLEVSGMVGKKLSLSIADLRKLPQHTAPATLECAGNGRGRFRPRVPGLQWTKGAIGNAEWRGPRVKDILAAAGAASGAQWISANGLDNGLIKTPDFIRSIPMRKAVDESTIVALEMNGSTSWEMHGAPARLIIPGWDGASWVKWVASIEVAADANSGFYMNPAYRQPKVPVAPGQGARPEDLVIIEAMAVKSFFAKPAEGAKLARGPVKLSGAAWAGEHRVTSVEISTDGGASWKPASLSKQDFRFAWRTWTFDWTPPRAGYFTLCCRATDSAGRVQPIEAQWNPSGYLNNSIERLGVTVEG is encoded by the coding sequence ATGAACGATCGTTTCCCGTGGACGCGGCGGCGTCTTTTGGCAGCCGCCGTCCCCCTTGGTTCCCTCTCCGGCCAGACGGCCGGAACACTCACTGTGCCGGGCAAGCGCCCGATGATCCTGCATAACGAATTTCCGGAAGACCTCGAGGCGCTCCCGGAATATCTGGACACGTGGATCACGCCGTACGAGTCGTTCTTCGTGCGCCAGCACATCCCGCGGCCGAAGGTGGACGCAGCGGCGTTTCGGTTGGAAGTGAGCGGAATGGTGGGGAAGAAGCTGTCGCTGTCGATCGCCGACCTGCGCAAGCTGCCGCAGCACACGGCGCCGGCTACGCTCGAATGCGCCGGCAACGGACGCGGCCGGTTCCGTCCGCGCGTACCCGGGTTGCAGTGGACCAAGGGCGCCATCGGAAACGCGGAGTGGCGCGGTCCGCGCGTGAAGGATATCCTCGCCGCCGCGGGCGCCGCATCCGGCGCTCAATGGATCAGCGCGAATGGGCTCGACAACGGGCTGATCAAGACGCCGGACTTCATCCGGTCCATTCCGATGCGGAAAGCGGTCGACGAGTCGACGATCGTCGCGCTCGAGATGAACGGCTCGACGTCGTGGGAGATGCACGGCGCGCCGGCGCGGCTGATCATTCCCGGGTGGGACGGCGCAAGTTGGGTGAAGTGGGTGGCGAGCATCGAAGTGGCGGCGGACGCCAACAGCGGCTTCTACATGAATCCCGCGTATCGGCAGCCGAAGGTTCCGGTGGCGCCCGGGCAGGGCGCGCGGCCCGAAGATCTGGTGATCATTGAGGCGATGGCGGTGAAGTCGTTCTTCGCCAAGCCGGCCGAGGGCGCGAAGCTCGCGCGCGGACCGGTGAAGCTCTCCGGCGCCGCGTGGGCCGGCGAGCACCGTGTGACCTCGGTGGAGATCTCCACCGACGGCGGGGCGAGCTGGAAGCCGGCATCGCTTTCGAAGCAGGACTTCCGCTTCGCCTGGCGCACGTGGACGTTCGACTGGACTCCGCCGCGAGCCGGGTACTTCACGCTCTGCTGCCGCGCGACGGATTCGGCCGGGCGCGTGCAGCCGATCGAGGCGCAGTGGAACCCGTCGGGCTATCTGAATAACTCGATCGAACGGCTGGGCGTGACGGTGGAGGGCTGA
- a CDS encoding outer membrane beta-barrel protein, with protein MQLRFLLLLLAVAASAAAQPPKVSLGLSAGYAGDDTPRRIKDSSGFTIGPRVDLSFTGHIELTVNLLYRRTGQSSDNFFFPADVNQLPPQASVFVGSISRGRSLELPVIGSYHFGSASRSWRPFLGAGFALRTQWGDTTSTLLRRGPDDQPRYDTFRGSIPNNVGAGVVTAAGVTLRQGRFVFVPEVRYTYWGERGPGSPRSQAHAMLSIRF; from the coding sequence ATGCAACTTCGCTTCTTACTTCTCTTACTGGCTGTCGCAGCTTCCGCCGCCGCGCAGCCGCCGAAGGTCTCACTCGGGCTCTCCGCGGGATATGCCGGCGACGACACACCGAGGCGCATCAAAGATTCGAGCGGATTCACCATCGGCCCCCGCGTCGACCTTTCCTTCACCGGCCACATCGAACTCACCGTCAACCTTCTCTACCGCCGCACCGGACAGAGCTCGGACAACTTCTTTTTTCCGGCCGACGTAAATCAGCTTCCGCCCCAGGCCTCGGTCTTCGTCGGTTCCATCAGCCGCGGGCGCTCGCTCGAACTGCCCGTGATCGGAAGTTATCACTTCGGATCGGCCTCGCGCTCATGGCGTCCGTTCCTCGGCGCCGGATTCGCCCTGCGGACGCAATGGGGCGACACGACATCCACGCTGCTGCGCCGCGGCCCGGACGATCAGCCGCGGTACGACACTTTCCGCGGCTCGATTCCAAACAACGTCGGCGCAGGCGTTGTGACCGCGGCCGGCGTCACCCTGCGCCAAGGGCGCTTCGTGTTCGTGCCGGAGGTCCGCTACACGTACTGGGGCGAGCGTGGACCCGGCAGCCCCCGTTCGCAGGCCCACGCCATGCTCTCCATCCGCTTCTAG
- a CDS encoding SDR family oxidoreductase, with product MTNAASSRPALVTGASRGIGRAIALRLARDGHPVAVNYRSGEAGARAVCDEIAAGGGRAFAVRADVADREQVRRMFDETGAALGAPAIVINNAGVLARGDLLDFEFSTAMEPMRRVNVDGLVAVSRAAADAMQAARWGRIVNLTSVAAHGTSMPGTTFYAATKAAVIALTRRFALELGPNGITVNAVAPGFIITDMVAEGADLSAVAAKAMMRRVGQVEDIAHAVSYLVSDGAGFVTAQVLTVDGGRTDYISHG from the coding sequence GTGACGAACGCAGCTTCTTCCAGACCCGCCCTGGTTACCGGCGCCTCCCGCGGCATAGGCCGCGCGATCGCCCTGCGGCTGGCGCGCGACGGGCATCCGGTGGCCGTGAACTACCGGTCGGGCGAGGCCGGAGCGCGGGCGGTTTGCGACGAGATCGCGGCCGGGGGCGGGAGGGCGTTCGCCGTGCGGGCCGATGTCGCCGATCGGGAACAGGTGCGCCGCATGTTCGACGAGACCGGCGCCGCGCTCGGCGCTCCCGCGATCGTGATCAACAACGCCGGCGTCCTGGCTCGCGGCGACCTGCTCGATTTCGAGTTTTCGACCGCAATGGAGCCGATGCGGCGGGTGAACGTGGACGGTCTGGTGGCGGTGAGCCGCGCGGCGGCGGACGCCATGCAGGCGGCCCGATGGGGGCGGATCGTGAACCTGACATCGGTGGCGGCGCATGGCACGTCGATGCCGGGGACGACATTCTATGCCGCCACGAAGGCAGCCGTGATCGCGCTGACGCGGCGGTTCGCGCTCGAGCTGGGTCCGAACGGGATCACCGTGAACGCGGTGGCGCCGGGATTCATTATCACCGATATGGTGGCCGAGGGCGCGGATCTGAGCGCGGTGGCGGCGAAGGCGATGATGCGGCGCGTTGGGCAGGTGGAAGACATCGCGCACGCGGTGTCGTACCTGGTTTCCGATGGCGCCGGCTTCGTTACCGCGCAGGTGCTCACGGTCGACGGCGGCCGCACGGATTATATCAGTCACGGTTAG
- a CDS encoding LytTR family DNA-binding domain-containing protein, producing the protein MPGISALIADDERLARNRIRRLLTLDADIEIIGECDSGTEAVEAMRQNLPQLLFLDIQMPGLDGFGVLEAVDRDRFPVVIFVTAYDAYALKAFEVHAFDYLLKPFDRKRFYEVLKRAKDQVALIRSGETNSRLLELIENLDAQRPNAGRIAIRSGGHVTLIKTESIDWIEAADNYVCLHCGGETHVVRETMNSFEKRLDPNRFLRIHRSTIVNLDRVKEMQPWFRGDYQVILHSGAKLTLSRSYRDKLRGVLLKSSL; encoded by the coding sequence ATGCCGGGCATTAGCGCCCTCATCGCCGACGACGAGCGCCTCGCTCGCAATCGGATCCGGCGCCTGCTCACGCTGGATGCGGATATCGAGATCATCGGCGAATGCGACAGCGGGACGGAGGCGGTGGAGGCGATGCGACAGAATCTGCCGCAACTGCTGTTCCTCGATATACAGATGCCAGGGCTCGACGGCTTCGGTGTCCTCGAAGCGGTGGACCGCGACCGGTTTCCGGTGGTCATCTTCGTAACCGCATACGACGCATACGCGCTCAAGGCGTTTGAAGTCCACGCTTTTGACTACCTGCTCAAGCCGTTCGACCGTAAACGTTTTTACGAGGTGCTGAAGCGGGCTAAGGATCAGGTGGCGTTGATCCGGTCCGGCGAGACCAACAGCCGTCTGCTCGAGCTGATCGAGAACCTGGATGCCCAGCGGCCCAACGCCGGGCGAATCGCGATCCGGTCCGGCGGCCACGTGACGCTGATCAAAACCGAGTCGATTGATTGGATTGAGGCGGCTGACAATTATGTGTGCCTTCACTGCGGCGGGGAAACGCATGTCGTGCGCGAGACGATGAATTCGTTCGAGAAGAGACTGGATCCGAACCGATTCCTGCGGATCCACCGTTCCACGATTGTGAATCTCGATCGCGTGAAGGAGATGCAGCCGTGGTTTCGCGGTGACTATCAGGTGATTCTGCACAGCGGCGCGAAACTGACGTTGTCGAGGAGCTACCGCGACAAACTGCGCGGTGTTCTGCTGAAATCCTCGCTCTAG
- a CDS encoding diguanylate cyclase: MPTIFLSLAVVLAVFFVALICDFLKGNNEHLQQRNVELRARQDERDKLGLSQPLAWLQGLAALARQPGLAEGLPDLGRATDSGAPFVATQPERPAAEPAPVRAEEPVRAAETAAPQEPVEVDEAAAFSAPQQPIGRKRYDEVKAAARATSWASKEELEQLAGRAARIRARHEAAQRGGVPPAETTDTAQPAARLEPEAERQPGRAAVTPMEAAPVAAAREATPIRETGEVARPARPFVVPSPAGEGEATEAESEWEFSIDGDELSTAANAAGRVGEPVVEAAVIGNEPEPEAELAPMVEARDVEAPESVEAPESAPEPGAELAEPESAEPIIASSDGRQFTDWQDAWATSPEAVVSKPVNEMPEPAAEISVESPVEVDAPSEIETEAVARELDAALRKSSEVISRGTVETDAWSALATSASEDYAREDEISWTMSLPKDDSEGADQEQDELTFHNTANEIFSGADDSKPELAAEPISSPSGARAPSGTVFDLDFGLGEPVRVEPPQSFERASFAEPETSAEPATPTEETPAAAEAEVSEPIPAGEPLAEWSYAAEPQASGEQSEIDFATIGEEAATASDAGSPQWGSQSIDTSHDWSWLNTGDSAIDEDIAGGIPDEQPAPAEPIESVAAEPASVQIEDADVAALFNAPSGDFAFSDSTAGLGEPADKASFPEKAQDPALEPDGAALPAGLHPAETLTRLIETQSPFRGVAVAVGINDYGNLRDKLTDSAGSDSLVALNRMIDSMLGPQDFAARFAEDEFILLYPGETGSAAQRRLFQVSEKLWDFQLRSLGSLSIMFSWGGLEVNGESFADSVTAARERMYQTRRSRKNTQLELGITRRRVVNG; encoded by the coding sequence TTGCCAACTATTTTCCTCAGCTTAGCGGTAGTGCTGGCGGTGTTCTTCGTAGCACTCATCTGCGACTTTCTGAAGGGAAACAACGAACATTTGCAGCAGCGCAACGTCGAGTTGCGCGCACGGCAGGATGAACGCGACAAGCTCGGGTTGTCGCAGCCGCTGGCGTGGCTGCAGGGACTGGCTGCGCTTGCAAGGCAGCCAGGCTTGGCGGAAGGTCTTCCGGACCTCGGCCGTGCGACCGACTCGGGAGCGCCGTTTGTAGCGACGCAACCGGAGCGGCCGGCGGCTGAACCGGCTCCGGTGCGCGCGGAAGAGCCTGTGCGCGCGGCGGAGACGGCCGCGCCGCAGGAGCCGGTGGAAGTCGACGAAGCGGCGGCTTTTTCCGCCCCGCAACAGCCGATCGGCCGCAAGCGCTACGACGAGGTGAAGGCGGCGGCGCGCGCGACGAGTTGGGCGTCGAAGGAAGAACTCGAGCAGTTGGCGGGCCGGGCGGCGCGTATTCGCGCGCGGCATGAGGCGGCGCAGCGGGGCGGCGTTCCGCCGGCGGAGACCACTGATACAGCTCAGCCTGCGGCCCGGCTGGAGCCAGAGGCGGAGCGGCAGCCCGGAAGGGCGGCCGTGACGCCGATGGAAGCCGCGCCAGTGGCCGCAGCCCGGGAAGCGACGCCGATCCGGGAAACGGGTGAAGTGGCGAGGCCGGCGCGCCCTTTCGTCGTGCCGTCGCCGGCCGGTGAAGGCGAGGCGACCGAGGCGGAGTCCGAATGGGAATTCAGCATTGATGGGGACGAGCTCTCCACAGCGGCAAATGCGGCGGGGAGGGTTGGTGAACCTGTCGTCGAGGCGGCGGTGATCGGCAACGAGCCGGAGCCGGAGGCGGAGTTGGCGCCGATGGTGGAGGCGCGCGACGTCGAGGCGCCAGAGAGCGTCGAGGCGCCCGAGAGTGCGCCGGAGCCGGGGGCCGAACTGGCCGAGCCGGAGTCCGCGGAGCCAATCATTGCGTCGAGCGATGGCCGCCAGTTCACGGATTGGCAGGATGCGTGGGCGACGTCGCCCGAAGCAGTGGTTTCCAAGCCGGTGAACGAGATGCCCGAGCCCGCGGCCGAAATATCGGTCGAGTCTCCGGTCGAAGTTGACGCGCCGAGCGAGATCGAGACCGAGGCGGTCGCGCGGGAACTGGACGCAGCGTTGCGCAAGAGTAGCGAGGTGATCTCCCGGGGAACGGTGGAGACCGATGCCTGGAGCGCCTTGGCGACCAGTGCTTCCGAGGATTACGCCCGCGAGGACGAAATCTCCTGGACCATGAGCCTGCCGAAGGACGATTCGGAAGGCGCTGACCAGGAGCAGGACGAACTGACGTTCCACAACACCGCCAACGAGATCTTTTCGGGTGCGGACGATTCCAAGCCAGAACTGGCCGCGGAGCCTATCTCCAGCCCGTCCGGCGCGCGCGCGCCGAGCGGTACCGTGTTCGATCTCGACTTTGGGCTGGGCGAGCCTGTGCGCGTCGAGCCGCCCCAGTCCTTCGAGCGTGCTTCCTTCGCCGAGCCTGAGACGAGCGCCGAGCCGGCAACTCCAACGGAGGAAACGCCAGCCGCGGCCGAGGCGGAAGTCTCCGAGCCGATCCCGGCCGGGGAGCCGCTGGCCGAGTGGAGCTACGCCGCCGAGCCGCAGGCGTCGGGAGAGCAGTCCGAAATCGACTTCGCAACGATCGGGGAAGAGGCCGCGACGGCCTCCGATGCGGGCTCGCCACAGTGGGGAAGTCAGAGCATCGATACGAGTCACGACTGGTCCTGGCTCAACACGGGCGATAGCGCCATTGACGAAGACATCGCGGGTGGTATCCCCGACGAGCAGCCGGCTCCTGCCGAACCGATCGAAAGCGTCGCCGCTGAACCGGCGAGTGTTCAGATCGAAGACGCCGATGTCGCTGCCCTGTTCAACGCACCGTCAGGGGATTTCGCGTTCTCGGATTCGACTGCCGGACTCGGCGAACCGGCCGACAAGGCTTCCTTCCCGGAGAAAGCCCAAGATCCAGCCCTTGAACCTGACGGCGCTGCCCTGCCGGCGGGCCTGCATCCGGCCGAGACTCTGACCCGGCTCATCGAGACTCAGTCGCCGTTCCGTGGAGTGGCGGTCGCCGTCGGGATCAATGACTACGGCAACCTCCGGGACAAACTCACCGACTCCGCAGGTTCCGACTCGCTGGTCGCGCTGAACCGGATGATCGATTCGATGCTCGGTCCTCAGGACTTCGCGGCGCGTTTCGCCGAAGACGAATTCATCCTTCTCTACCCCGGCGAGACTGGATCCGCCGCGCAGCGGAGACTGTTCCAGGTGTCGGAAAAACTCTGGGACTTCCAACTCCGTTCCCTCGGCAGCCTCTCGATCATGTTCAGTTGGGGTGGTCTCGAAGTGAACGGTGAGAGCTTCGCCGACAGCGTTACCGCGGCCCGAGAGCGCATGTACCAGACGCGCCGCAGCCGCAAGAACACGCAACTCGAACTCGGGATCACGCGGCGGCGGGTGGTCAACGGCTAG
- a CDS encoding histidine kinase: protein MPGNQSIASRSRTAGLIVAFWTVEAIYSAAQVVYRTSISEKPWSWPDALQSEFAYAWLGAALTPAIVWLAKRYPIDRHGAISRIGLHILAGAVFTTVMKLQWDLTNGVMTPSWITKGVTANRVLQSIAAAFDLGFVLYWGIVLAILAAGFYSRFRESEVESARLQTQLVQAQLHALRAQLQPHFLFNTLHGISELVHSDPLAAERMIAGLSELLRRSLDSANAAEVPLEEELAFLEIFLEIERTRFDDRLITRFEIVPETRDALVPAMILQPLVENAIRHGFARRLGGGSVTIRSALTRGRDGSPGLELVVRDDGCGVPPDAESREGVGLRSVRGRLQHLHGEASRFTLFNASGGGAEARIELPYRSAPERPAGDQVRREAAYAGH, encoded by the coding sequence ATGCCAGGGAACCAATCTATTGCCAGCCGGTCCAGAACCGCCGGGCTGATCGTCGCCTTCTGGACGGTGGAGGCCATCTACTCGGCCGCTCAGGTCGTCTACCGGACCTCGATTTCCGAAAAGCCCTGGTCCTGGCCGGACGCACTCCAATCCGAGTTCGCTTACGCCTGGCTCGGCGCGGCGCTGACTCCCGCCATCGTGTGGCTCGCCAAACGCTATCCGATCGACCGCCATGGCGCGATCAGCCGAATCGGACTTCATATTCTCGCCGGAGCCGTGTTCACGACGGTCATGAAGCTGCAATGGGACCTGACGAACGGCGTGATGACGCCGTCCTGGATCACGAAAGGCGTCACGGCCAACCGGGTCCTGCAATCCATCGCGGCTGCTTTCGACCTGGGCTTCGTGCTGTATTGGGGCATCGTGCTGGCGATACTCGCGGCGGGTTTTTACAGCAGGTTCAGGGAGTCCGAAGTGGAGTCGGCGAGATTGCAGACGCAACTGGTGCAGGCGCAGCTTCATGCTCTCCGCGCCCAACTCCAGCCGCACTTCCTGTTCAATACGCTGCACGGGATTTCCGAACTGGTGCATTCGGATCCGCTCGCCGCCGAACGCATGATCGCGGGGCTCAGTGAGTTGCTCAGGCGGTCGCTCGATTCCGCCAACGCCGCGGAAGTGCCGCTCGAGGAAGAGCTGGCGTTTCTCGAGATCTTTCTTGAAATCGAACGGACCCGTTTCGACGACCGGCTCATCACTCGCTTCGAGATCGTTCCCGAAACCCGGGATGCGCTCGTGCCCGCCATGATTCTCCAGCCGCTGGTGGAGAACGCGATCCGCCACGGTTTCGCCCGGCGGCTCGGGGGCGGGAGCGTGACGATCCGGTCCGCACTCACTCGGGGCCGTGACGGCTCACCCGGGCTGGAGCTCGTCGTGCGGGACGATGGATGCGGAGTGCCGCCGGACGCGGAGTCCCGAGAGGGCGTCGGCTTGCGCTCGGTTCGGGGCCGGCTGCAACATCTCCACGGGGAGGCGTCCCGCTTTACGCTCTTCAACGCCTCCGGCGGTGGCGCCGAGGCCCGAATCGAGCTTCCATACCGCAGCGCTCCGGAACGGCCGGCCGGCGATCAGGTTCGTAGAGAGGCGGCCTATGCCGGGCATTAG